Proteins from one Epinephelus moara isolate mb chromosome 1, YSFRI_EMoa_1.0, whole genome shotgun sequence genomic window:
- the arl6 gene encoding ADP-ribosylation factor-like protein 6, with protein MGLFDKLAGWLGLKKEVNVLCLGLDNSGKTTIINQLKPTNAQAQDIVPTIGFSIEKFKTSSLSFTVFDMSGQGRYRNLWEHYYKEGQAIIFVIDSADKLRMVVAKEELDTLLNHPDIKHRRIPILFFANKMDVRDALSSVKVSQLLCLENIKDKPWHICATDALKGEGLQEGVDWLQDQIKTMRT; from the exons ATGGGGCTGTTTGACAAGTTGGCAGGATGGCTGGGTCTGAAGAAAGAGGTGAATGTGCTGTGTCTTGGTCTGGACAACAGTGGAAAAACCACCATCATCAACCAGCTCAAGCCCACTAAT GCCCAGGCACAAGACATCGTCCCAACCATTGGCTTCAGCATAGAGAAGTTCAAGACATCCAG TCTGTCCTTCACAGTGTTTGACATGTCTGGTCAAGGCAGATACAGAAACCTTTGGGAACACTACTACAA ggAAGGGCAGGCTATCATATTTGTCATTGACAGTGCTGACAAACTGAGGATGGTAGTAGCCAAAGAAGAACTGGACACATTACTAAACCATCCTG ATATTAAACACAGGAGGATCCCCATCCTGTTCTTTGCTAACAAGATGGATGTCAGGGATGCTCTGTCTTCTGTCAAGGTCTCACAGCTGCTGTGTTTGGAGAACATCAAAGACAAACCCTGGCACATCTG TGCCACCGATGCTCTGAAAGGAGAAGGTTTACAGGAGGGAGTCGACTGGTTACAAG atcaaatcaaaacaatgagAACGTGA